The Actinobacillus equuli genome includes a window with the following:
- a CDS encoding DciA family protein, with amino-acid sequence MKNSAIKNITEILQNSSLSRIVQRANQLNDLHQKVQKLLPEQYRGLYRIVNLVDNQLVFEVQNATVRQGLQLQSSHLLQLIHSDFPNVTELQFKVNPSFKHI; translated from the coding sequence ATGAAAAATTCAGCAATAAAAAATATCACCGAAATTTTGCAGAACTCAAGCCTTAGTCGGATTGTCCAACGAGCCAATCAATTAAACGATTTGCATCAAAAAGTACAAAAATTATTACCAGAACAGTACCGTGGGCTTTACCGTATTGTGAATTTAGTTGATAATCAACTTGTATTCGAAGTGCAAAATGCGACTGTACGGCAAGGCTTACAGTTACAAAGTTCACATTTATTACAATTAATTCACTCTGATTTTCCGAATGTAACTGAGCTTCAGTTTAAAGTGAATCCGAGTTTTAAACACATTTAA
- a CDS encoding ABC transporter ATP-binding protein produces MKLLEVKNLDVYLKAEDRFSHTVRSVSFTLEKGQTLAIVGESGSGKSVTSMSIMQLLPKNILQYGKHSQIIFEDKDILTLTEAEMQAIRGDRIGMIFQEPMTSLNPYMPIGEQVAEAVTTHTPNMTKQEAEALTLAALQKVKIPNAEKKLKCYPHEFSGGQLQRIMIAMAIINKPDLLIADEPTTALDVTTQAEILDLMLELQAEMGMAIILISHDLRLVQKYSDDVCVMKSGEIVERGKTADVFTQPKHPYTMELLTPIPSHFKSTQSEPAKLLINAKNIEVDYVLQRSFWGKPKKVFNAVKDISFQLNMGETLGIVGESGSGKSTLGRAIMQILDYQGKVEFDAQVISALSKSDRQSLKRNMQMVFQDPFNSLSPRLTVGEIIGEGLAVHYPQMTKTERREKVQKMLEEVNLSPEMINRYPHEFSGGQRQRIAIARAIILEPKFVLLDEPTSALDRSTQLTVVELLNRLQQKYGLSYLFISHDLAVVRALSDKVIVMSKGEVVESGSAQQIFEQPKHVYTQRLIEASHLA; encoded by the coding sequence ATGAAATTATTAGAAGTTAAAAATTTAGACGTATATTTAAAAGCGGAAGATCGTTTTTCACATACGGTGCGTTCCGTATCTTTTACACTGGAAAAAGGGCAGACTCTTGCTATTGTCGGTGAGTCCGGTTCCGGTAAATCAGTCACTTCGATGTCAATTATGCAATTATTGCCGAAAAATATTTTGCAATATGGCAAACATTCCCAGATCATATTTGAAGATAAGGATATTTTGACGCTTACGGAAGCCGAAATGCAAGCAATACGAGGCGATCGTATCGGGATGATTTTCCAAGAGCCGATGACCTCTTTAAATCCCTATATGCCGATTGGTGAACAAGTTGCAGAAGCGGTGACGACACATACGCCCAATATGACCAAACAAGAGGCGGAAGCGTTGACCTTAGCGGCATTACAGAAAGTAAAAATTCCAAATGCGGAAAAGAAATTAAAGTGTTACCCACACGAGTTTTCCGGAGGGCAGCTACAACGCATTATGATTGCGATGGCAATTATTAATAAACCGGATTTATTGATTGCTGATGAGCCGACTACCGCATTGGATGTTACGACACAGGCGGAAATTTTAGATTTAATGCTGGAATTACAAGCTGAAATGGGCATGGCGATTATCCTCATTTCGCACGACCTGCGTTTAGTGCAAAAATACAGTGATGACGTTTGTGTAATGAAATCCGGCGAAATTGTGGAGCGAGGTAAAACCGCAGATGTATTTACACAACCAAAGCACCCTTATACGATGGAGCTTTTAACGCCTATTCCGAGCCATTTCAAAAGCACGCAAAGTGAACCGGCGAAATTGTTGATTAATGCAAAAAATATCGAAGTCGATTATGTACTACAGCGTTCTTTTTGGGGAAAACCGAAGAAAGTGTTTAATGCGGTAAAAGATATTTCGTTCCAGCTAAATATGGGAGAAACGCTTGGTATTGTCGGTGAATCCGGCTCGGGAAAATCTACATTAGGGCGAGCGATCATGCAAATTCTGGATTATCAGGGCAAAGTTGAATTTGACGCTCAAGTGATTTCTGCCTTATCAAAAAGTGATCGCCAATCTTTAAAACGAAATATGCAAATGGTGTTCCAAGATCCATTTAATTCTCTTTCTCCACGCTTAACGGTAGGTGAAATTATCGGAGAAGGGTTAGCGGTTCACTATCCGCAGATGACGAAAACGGAACGCAGAGAAAAAGTGCAAAAAATGTTAGAAGAGGTGAATTTAAGCCCAGAGATGATCAACCGTTATCCCCATGAGTTTTCGGGTGGGCAGCGGCAACGCATTGCAATTGCTCGTGCGATTATTTTAGAACCTAAATTCGTGTTATTAGACGAACCGACTTCCGCACTGGATCGTTCTACACAGTTAACCGTGGTCGAATTGCTTAATCGTTTACAACAAAAATATGGTTTAAGTTACCTATTTATCAGCCATGATCTTGCGGTAGTACGAGCGTTAAGTGACAAAGTAATCGTGATGAGTAAAGGTGAAGTGGTGGAAAGCGGCAGCGCTCAACAAATTTTTGAGCAACCAAAACATGTTTACACGCAACGTTTAATCGAAGCCTCTCATTTAGCCTAG
- a CDS encoding BolA family protein, whose protein sequence is MSVEQTIQQKLTEQFSPQFLQIENESYMHSSGRGAESHFKVTLVSANFAEQRVVARHRAVYSCLAYELENGVHALALHLFTPQEWASANGLVPKSPNCLGVGQ, encoded by the coding sequence ATGTCGGTTGAACAAACGATTCAGCAAAAATTAACGGAACAATTTTCACCACAATTCTTACAAATTGAAAATGAAAGCTATATGCATAGCTCAGGACGTGGGGCGGAATCTCATTTTAAAGTGACATTAGTATCGGCAAACTTTGCAGAACAACGTGTTGTAGCTCGTCATCGAGCGGTTTATAGTTGTTTAGCGTATGAGTTGGAAAACGGTGTTCACGCATTAGCATTACATCTTTTTACGCCGCAAGAATGGGCGAGCGCCAACGGGTTAGTGCCTAAATCGCCGAACTGTTTAGGAGTTGGACAATAA
- a CDS encoding alpha-galactosidase, which produces MNNIIRLSSNQNDLIINASDNPQILYWGEKLAQFEPTNAWLSYSGVTNGGLDIDVPVSLAAENGRGYFESSSVEGHRNGLDSMPVFKLSKIEQQNDRLIIRQTDEIAGLEFSSEFVLDKATSVLKTRNKLRNLKAAPYSVNRLAVTLPLPEFADEVCTFYGRWVREFQPNRQNLKHGSFIQENRVGRTSHEYPPILIVGEEGYKEQKGDVWGFHLAWSGNHRIRADIDIRGRRSVQLEALYFPGEITLAQNEEIATPWVYATASNQGLNGMSQQFHQYVRENILRFPQGKTRPVHLNIWEGVYFDHKPEHIIAMAKAAAEMGVERFIIDDGWFIGRDDDFGGLGDWYLDERKYPNGLTPVVKAVKDLGMQFGIWVELEMINKPTKLYQQHPDWLLAVEGYDQPAERNQFVLDLCNPEVFDYLVERMDWLLGNHDIDYVKWDMNRRIVQGAHQGKAAVTKQTEAFYRLCDVLCEKYPNVEFEACSSGGGRIDYEVLKRSQRFWTSDDNDALERQTIQRGFSYFYPPEIMGAHIGGFHCHTTYRKLDANFRGLTALFGHMGVELDPVKEGEEERKNFAKYIALHKSLRELLHSGTAFRLDRKDPACLVNGVVAQDSSQAVVLISQLAMLDYLRQESLRLPYLKQGNYQVEILDLPRNFAEGKFGHLMKQLPEWMVKALNGEKVIINSEWLAKVGLGLPIIDPASAMLLKFTRIA; this is translated from the coding sequence ATGAACAACATTATTCGCTTATCCAGCAACCAAAACGATCTGATTATTAACGCCTCAGATAATCCTCAAATTCTCTATTGGGGAGAAAAATTGGCACAATTTGAACCGACTAATGCTTGGCTCAGCTACTCAGGTGTAACAAACGGCGGTTTAGATATTGATGTGCCGGTTTCACTTGCAGCGGAAAACGGACGTGGCTATTTTGAATCTTCTTCAGTTGAAGGCCATCGTAACGGTTTAGACTCAATGCCGGTATTCAAATTAAGTAAAATTGAACAACAAAATGACCGCTTGATCATCCGCCAAACCGATGAAATTGCCGGCTTAGAATTTAGTAGCGAATTTGTATTAGACAAAGCGACTTCCGTATTAAAAACACGTAATAAATTACGTAATTTAAAAGCCGCACCTTATAGCGTAAACCGTCTTGCCGTGACCCTTCCGTTGCCTGAATTTGCCGATGAAGTCTGTACGTTCTACGGTCGCTGGGTACGTGAATTCCAACCAAATCGTCAAAACCTCAAACATGGCAGTTTTATTCAGGAAAACCGTGTCGGCAGAACGTCTCACGAATATCCGCCGATTCTGATTGTCGGTGAAGAAGGCTATAAAGAACAAAAAGGTGATGTATGGGGCTTCCATTTGGCTTGGAGCGGAAACCACCGCATTCGTGCTGATATTGATATTCGAGGCAGACGTAGCGTGCAATTGGAAGCGTTATACTTCCCGGGCGAAATCACACTAGCACAAAATGAAGAGATTGCGACCCCTTGGGTTTATGCAACCGCTTCTAACCAAGGCTTAAACGGTATGAGCCAGCAATTTCATCAATATGTACGCGAAAATATTCTCCGTTTTCCACAGGGTAAAACACGTCCGGTACACCTCAATATTTGGGAAGGCGTTTACTTCGATCACAAACCGGAACATATTATCGCCATGGCAAAAGCTGCCGCAGAAATGGGCGTGGAACGTTTTATTATTGATGACGGTTGGTTTATTGGGCGAGATGATGACTTTGGTGGTTTAGGCGACTGGTATTTAGACGAACGCAAATATCCAAACGGTTTAACGCCTGTGGTCAAAGCGGTAAAAGATCTCGGTATGCAATTCGGGATTTGGGTTGAGTTAGAAATGATCAACAAACCGACTAAACTTTACCAACAACACCCTGATTGGTTATTAGCGGTTGAGGGTTACGATCAACCTGCTGAACGTAACCAATTTGTGCTCGACCTTTGCAATCCGGAAGTTTTCGATTATTTAGTGGAACGAATGGATTGGTTACTCGGCAATCACGATATTGACTATGTAAAATGGGATATGAACCGCCGTATCGTACAAGGCGCTCACCAAGGCAAAGCCGCGGTAACCAAACAAACCGAAGCCTTCTATCGCTTGTGCGATGTACTTTGTGAAAAATATCCGAATGTTGAATTTGAAGCCTGCTCTTCCGGCGGCGGTCGTATCGATTACGAGGTATTAAAACGTTCACAACGTTTCTGGACATCAGATGATAATGATGCACTTGAACGCCAAACCATTCAACGCGGCTTTAGTTACTTCTATCCGCCTGAAATTATGGGTGCACATATCGGCGGCTTCCATTGCCATACCACATACCGCAAATTAGATGCGAATTTCCGTGGTTTAACTGCGCTATTCGGTCATATGGGCGTGGAATTAGATCCGGTAAAAGAAGGTGAGGAAGAACGTAAAAATTTCGCTAAATATATTGCGTTACATAAATCCTTGCGAGAACTATTGCATAGCGGCACGGCATTCCGTTTAGACCGTAAAGATCCGGCTTGTTTAGTTAACGGTGTTGTAGCACAAGACAGCTCACAAGCGGTGGTTTTAATCAGCCAACTTGCAATGCTCGATTACTTGCGTCAGGAATCGCTCCGTCTGCCATATCTCAAACAAGGTAATTATCAAGTAGAAATTCTAGATTTACCACGTAACTTTGCCGAAGGAAAATTCGGTCACTTGATGAAACAATTACCGGAATGGATGGTAAAAGCATTAAACGGCGAAAAAGTTATCATTAATAGCGAGTGGTTGGCAAAAGTCGGCTTAGGCTTACCGATTATTGACCCGGCATCCGCTATGCTATTGAAATTTACCCGTATCGCTTAA
- the secA gene encoding preprotein translocase subunit SecA, which produces MISKIITSIFGSSNDRTLKRLRKRVAQINKLEPAFEKLTDEELQAKTAEFKQRLADGASLDSLLHEAFATVREASRRVMGMRHFDVQLIGGMVLTNRNIAEMRTGEGKTLTATLPCYLNALTGKGVHVVTVNDYLARRDAETNRPLFEFLGLTVAVNVPGLPNEVKREAYKADITYSTNSELGFDYLRDNLAHAKEDRFQRELHYALVDEVDSILIDEARTPLIISGPAEDATQIYQAIDTIIPHLIQQDKEDTEEYTGEGDFTLDLKNKQAHLTERGMVKVEGILTEMGLMQEGETLYHPARIALLHHVYAALRAHKLFELDVDYIVKDGEVVIIDEHTGRTMAGRRWSDGLHQAIEAKEKVNIQGENQTVASITYQNYFRLYEKLAGMTGTADTEAFEFQQIYGLDTVVIPTNKPVIRDDRTDLMFKSEPEKFAAIINDIKDCMARQQPVLVGTASVEKSELLSAELTKAGIAHNVLNAKFHAQEAEIVAEAGAPGAVTIATNMAGRGTDIVLGGNWKAEVAKLENPTEEQIEAIKAAWKERYDIVMKAGGLHIIGTERHESRRIDNQLRGRSGRQGDPGSSRFYLSLDDALMRIYLNEGKLNMMRKAFSEEGEAMESKLLTKVIASAQAKVEAHNFDGRKNLLQYDDVANEQRKAIYEQRNYLLETDDISAMISTVREDVFNNVISQYIPPQSIEEMWDVAGLEEALKRQFGMELPIQHWLEQENDLHEETLRERIIDIAKQEYQAKEEKVGSEVMRNFEKGVMLQNLDELWKEHLSAMDYLRKGIHLRGYAQKDPKQEYKKESFEMFTNMLDLLKSNVISVLSRIQVRSQEEIEEAQRQQDAIAEAEAAHYQAATEEQMQNAQAGAAAESLTDEQLANLNIGRNDPCPCGSGKKYKHCHGSKARYA; this is translated from the coding sequence ATGATTTCAAAAATTATCACTTCAATTTTCGGTTCAAGTAACGATCGTACGTTAAAACGTTTAAGAAAACGTGTTGCGCAAATTAATAAACTTGAACCGGCATTTGAAAAATTAACCGATGAGGAATTACAAGCTAAAACCGCAGAATTTAAACAACGTTTAGCTGATGGTGCGAGCCTTGACAGCTTATTGCACGAAGCGTTTGCAACTGTGCGTGAGGCAAGCCGTCGTGTGATGGGAATGCGTCATTTTGATGTGCAATTAATCGGCGGTATGGTATTAACTAACCGTAATATCGCAGAGATGCGTACCGGTGAAGGTAAAACGTTAACCGCAACATTACCTTGTTACTTAAATGCGTTAACCGGTAAAGGTGTACACGTTGTAACCGTGAACGATTATCTTGCACGCCGTGATGCGGAAACAAACCGCCCGTTATTTGAATTTTTAGGTTTAACCGTTGCAGTGAATGTGCCGGGTCTTCCGAATGAAGTAAAACGTGAAGCCTATAAAGCGGATATTACTTACTCAACCAATAGTGAGTTAGGTTTCGACTATTTACGTGATAACCTTGCGCACGCAAAAGAAGATCGTTTCCAACGTGAATTACACTATGCGTTAGTGGATGAGGTGGACTCAATCTTAATTGATGAAGCGCGTACGCCGTTAATTATTTCAGGCCCAGCAGAAGATGCGACTCAAATCTATCAAGCGATTGATACGATTATTCCGCATTTGATTCAGCAAGATAAAGAAGACACCGAAGAATATACCGGTGAAGGCGATTTCACGTTAGATCTGAAAAATAAACAGGCGCATTTAACTGAGCGTGGTATGGTGAAAGTGGAAGGCATTTTGACCGAAATGGGCTTAATGCAAGAAGGCGAAACACTTTATCATCCGGCTCGTATCGCTTTACTACACCACGTTTATGCGGCGTTACGTGCACATAAATTATTTGAATTAGATGTAGATTACATCGTAAAAGACGGTGAAGTAGTGATTATTGATGAACACACCGGTCGTACAATGGCGGGCCGTCGTTGGTCTGACGGTTTACACCAAGCGATTGAAGCGAAAGAAAAAGTTAATATTCAAGGCGAAAACCAAACTGTTGCGTCTATCACTTACCAAAACTATTTCCGTTTATACGAAAAATTAGCCGGTATGACTGGTACAGCGGATACGGAAGCGTTTGAATTCCAACAAATTTACGGTTTGGATACAGTAGTGATTCCGACCAATAAACCGGTTATTCGTGATGACCGTACCGACTTAATGTTTAAGAGTGAACCGGAGAAATTTGCGGCGATTATCAATGATATTAAAGACTGTATGGCTCGCCAACAACCGGTGTTAGTCGGTACGGCATCCGTTGAAAAATCAGAACTTTTATCGGCAGAATTAACCAAAGCCGGTATTGCTCATAACGTATTAAATGCGAAATTCCATGCCCAAGAAGCGGAAATCGTGGCGGAAGCGGGTGCACCGGGTGCGGTAACTATCGCAACCAATATGGCGGGTCGTGGTACGGATATCGTATTAGGCGGTAACTGGAAAGCGGAAGTGGCGAAGTTAGAAAATCCGACCGAAGAGCAAATCGAAGCGATTAAAGCGGCTTGGAAAGAGCGCTATGACATCGTAATGAAGGCGGGCGGTTTACATATTATCGGTACTGAACGTCACGAATCTCGCCGTATTGATAACCAGTTACGTGGTCGTTCCGGTCGTCAAGGTGACCCGGGTTCATCACGTTTCTATCTGTCTTTAGACGATGCGTTAATGCGTATTTACCTGAATGAAGGTAAATTGAATATGATGCGTAAAGCCTTCTCTGAAGAAGGCGAGGCGATGGAGTCAAAATTACTGACTAAAGTGATCGCATCGGCACAAGCAAAAGTAGAAGCGCATAACTTCGACGGTCGTAAAAACTTATTACAGTACGATGATGTGGCGAACGAACAACGTAAAGCGATTTACGAACAACGTAATTACTTGCTTGAAACCGATGATATTTCAGCGATGATCAGCACTGTGCGTGAAGACGTGTTCAATAATGTGATTAGCCAATATATTCCACCGCAATCCATTGAAGAGATGTGGGATGTTGCCGGCTTAGAAGAAGCGTTAAAACGCCAATTCGGTATGGAATTGCCTATCCAGCATTGGTTAGAGCAAGAAAATGACTTACACGAAGAAACATTGCGTGAGCGCATTATTGATATTGCGAAACAAGAATACCAAGCGAAAGAAGAGAAAGTCGGCTCGGAAGTGATGCGTAACTTTGAAAAAGGAGTGATGCTACAAAACTTAGACGAGCTTTGGAAAGAACATCTTTCGGCAATGGATTACTTACGCAAAGGTATTCACTTACGTGGCTATGCACAAAAAGATCCGAAACAAGAGTATAAAAAAGAATCATTTGAAATGTTTACCAATATGCTCGATTTGTTGAAATCTAATGTGATTAGCGTGTTAAGCCGTATTCAAGTGCGTAGTCAAGAAGAGATTGAAGAGGCTCAACGCCAGCAAGACGCAATAGCTGAAGCGGAAGCCGCTCATTACCAAGCGGCAACCGAAGAACAAATGCAAAATGCCCAAGCCGGCGCAGCGGCAGAATCGCTGACAGATGAGCAATTAGCGAATTTGAATATCGGTCGAAATGATCCTTGCCCTTGCGGTTCTGGCAAAAAATACAAACATTGCCACGGCAGTAAAGCAAGATATGCATAA
- a CDS encoding MFS transporter: protein MQAQSQNKAYYWGNRNYFVFSGYFFTYFFIMATCYPFLGIWLGDINGLTGEERGIVFAAMSFFALCFQPIFGYVTDKLGVKKHMLWAVAIALLFYAPFFIYIFAPMLKSNIWMGAIVGGIYMGFVFSGGAGASEAYVERVSRQSNFEYGRARMFGMMGWGICASIAGILYSKDPDSVFWLGSAGAVVLLVLVALAKPEQNSTASVMAQLGANTNPVSLKQAFKLFKLPRFWALLAYVVGVACTYDIFDQQFGNFFNTFFDSKEEGIEMFGYVTTMGEFLNAAIMFFVPLVINRMGAKNALLVAGFIMTIRIIGSSYATEAWHVVVLKTLHMFEVPFYLVGLFKYIGNVFEVHFSATIYMVACQFIKQVGNMLASSVVGGWYDKFGYQDTYFILGCVALGFTLLSIFTLTGKMNMQERYQLQKRNTRGA from the coding sequence ATGCAAGCACAATCACAAAATAAAGCTTATTACTGGGGAAACCGTAATTATTTTGTATTCAGCGGTTACTTCTTTACCTATTTCTTTATTATGGCGACCTGCTATCCATTCTTAGGGATTTGGCTAGGTGACATAAACGGATTAACCGGTGAAGAACGAGGTATCGTATTCGCTGCAATGTCATTCTTTGCTCTCTGTTTCCAACCGATTTTCGGCTATGTGACCGACAAACTCGGTGTCAAAAAACATATGCTTTGGGCGGTAGCCATTGCCCTTCTCTTCTATGCACCATTCTTTATTTATATCTTCGCTCCGATGCTTAAAAGCAATATTTGGATGGGTGCTATCGTTGGCGGTATTTATATGGGATTCGTATTCTCCGGTGGCGCCGGCGCATCTGAAGCTTATGTAGAACGTGTCAGCCGTCAAAGTAACTTTGAATACGGACGTGCGCGTATGTTCGGTATGATGGGCTGGGGGATCTGCGCTTCAATTGCAGGCATTTTATATAGTAAAGATCCGGATTCCGTTTTCTGGCTCGGTTCAGCCGGTGCGGTCGTGTTACTCGTGTTAGTGGCACTTGCAAAACCGGAACAAAATTCGACCGCTTCCGTGATGGCGCAACTTGGTGCAAACACAAACCCGGTAAGCCTTAAACAAGCGTTCAAACTCTTTAAACTTCCTCGTTTCTGGGCATTACTTGCTTATGTTGTCGGTGTAGCTTGTACCTATGATATTTTCGACCAACAATTCGGTAACTTCTTTAATACGTTCTTTGATTCCAAAGAAGAAGGGATTGAGATGTTCGGTTATGTAACCACCATGGGCGAATTTTTAAATGCAGCAATCATGTTCTTTGTACCACTGGTTATCAACCGTATGGGTGCCAAAAATGCCTTATTAGTTGCCGGTTTTATTATGACGATTCGTATTATCGGTTCTTCATACGCAACGGAAGCATGGCACGTTGTGGTACTCAAAACCTTACATATGTTTGAAGTACCGTTCTATCTTGTTGGCTTATTCAAATATATTGGTAACGTGTTCGAAGTTCACTTCTCTGCAACAATCTATATGGTTGCCTGCCAATTCATCAAACAAGTCGGTAATATGCTTGCCTCTTCTGTTGTTGGCGGTTGGTATGACAAATTCGGTTATCAAGATACTTACTTTATTTTAGGCTGTGTGGCATTAGGCTTTACTCTTCTCTCCATTTTCACCTTAACCGGCAAAATGAATATGCAAGAACGTTATCAATTACAAAAACGCAATACCAGAGGTGCTTAA
- a CDS encoding copper resistance protein NlpE, translating into MKKIALVAFSAVLGACSLLPQKSVTGTFQGELPCADCEKIQAELILGANNSYQYNTIYVKAGKEYPFKDEGTYTWEQGKRGVIRLEKDSGSLAFKVSETKVEVCDVNGNPAKTANHPYTLQKVK; encoded by the coding sequence ATGAAAAAAATTGCGTTAGTTGCATTCAGTGCAGTACTAGGCGCCTGTTCGCTATTACCACAAAAATCCGTTACTGGCACATTCCAAGGCGAGCTACCTTGCGCAGACTGTGAAAAAATTCAAGCTGAGCTTATTTTAGGCGCTAATAATAGCTACCAATACAATACTATTTACGTAAAAGCAGGCAAAGAATATCCATTTAAAGATGAAGGTACTTATACTTGGGAACAAGGTAAACGTGGTGTAATTCGTTTAGAAAAAGATTCCGGTTCGTTAGCCTTTAAAGTCAGTGAAACTAAAGTTGAGGTTTGTGATGTAAACGGTAACCCAGCTAAGACCGCAAATCACCCATACACCTTACAAAAAGTTAAATAA
- a CDS encoding YajG family lipoprotein produces the protein MTLSKKALLIVTTLAAAVLTGCQSQSSVLNFTTPSPTATFNTNNQTAAVSVMTQDLRTSREVASYTKNGQVTRLTSSPEVGLMFQQAMQQDLNAKGFQLVQGAANANVIVNVRKFFATVEQGNLLYKVNAEVGVEVAVQGAKGNFSKNFNATRGYEGAALTTDNDDIKKVLGQAYDDVIKAIYNDNEIANAIHQFK, from the coding sequence ATGACATTATCTAAAAAAGCATTACTTATCGTCACTACACTTGCAGCAGCAGTACTTACCGGCTGCCAATCTCAATCAAGCGTATTAAATTTCACCACGCCTAGCCCAACGGCGACCTTTAACACAAATAACCAAACTGCTGCAGTGAGTGTGATGACACAAGACTTACGTACTTCTCGTGAAGTGGCAAGCTATACCAAAAACGGCCAAGTAACTCGTTTAACTTCAAGCCCGGAAGTCGGATTAATGTTCCAACAAGCAATGCAACAAGACTTAAATGCAAAAGGCTTCCAATTGGTACAAGGGGCAGCGAATGCAAATGTTATCGTAAACGTTCGCAAATTCTTTGCTACGGTAGAACAAGGTAATTTATTGTATAAAGTGAATGCAGAAGTGGGAGTCGAAGTAGCTGTGCAAGGTGCAAAAGGTAACTTTAGCAAAAACTTTAATGCAACACGTGGCTATGAAGGTGCGGCACTAACTACAGATAACGATGACATCAAAAAAGTGCTAGGCCAAGCGTATGATGATGTGATCAAAGCGATCTACAACGATAACGAAATTGCTAACGCAATTCATCAATTTAAATAA
- a CDS encoding LacI family DNA-binding transcriptional regulator, whose protein sequence is MASLKDVARLAGVSLMTVSRAINNPEQLSEKTRKAVQDAIEQLNYVPNIAAQKIRGVSENTIGVLSFSTATTPFSVEILLAIEKTVRQYGWNSFVINTFEDDEQDVEKAVELLLSHRPTAIIITRHGLKKIKIPKRLASLPIVLANCVTDDLQVASYIPNDFQGQADVTRLLLEKGYKKPLCLYIPHNAIAAKERQKGFQAVWFSQKNANVPTEFFMNESDDYLEGADRLKDILASDSEHFDYDVIVCGNDRIAMLVYQLLLARGLRIPQDVAVVGYDNMVGVAHLFLPPLTTVQLPHYQMGEQAALHLIEGRKTNKVQPIDCPLIVRESC, encoded by the coding sequence ATGGCTTCCCTAAAAGATGTGGCAAGGTTGGCCGGGGTATCGCTAATGACGGTTTCTAGAGCGATTAATAACCCGGAACAACTTTCTGAAAAAACTCGTAAAGCAGTACAAGATGCAATAGAACAATTAAATTATGTTCCGAATATTGCTGCGCAGAAAATTCGTGGTGTGAGTGAAAATACGATAGGTGTTTTATCGTTTAGCACCGCAACAACGCCGTTTTCGGTCGAGATTTTACTTGCGATTGAAAAAACCGTACGTCAGTACGGTTGGAATTCGTTTGTGATCAATACCTTTGAAGATGATGAGCAAGATGTTGAAAAAGCGGTTGAATTATTGCTTTCTCATCGCCCGACAGCCATTATCATTACTCGTCATGGGCTAAAAAAAATTAAGATCCCGAAGCGTTTGGCATCATTACCGATTGTACTGGCAAACTGTGTAACGGATGATTTGCAAGTAGCGAGCTATATTCCCAATGATTTTCAAGGGCAAGCGGATGTGACGCGTTTATTGCTAGAGAAAGGTTATAAAAAGCCACTTTGTTTATATATTCCGCATAATGCGATTGCCGCGAAAGAGCGACAAAAGGGCTTTCAAGCGGTCTGGTTTTCACAAAAAAATGCAAATGTACCGACCGAATTTTTTATGAATGAAAGCGATGACTATTTAGAAGGTGCGGATCGACTTAAAGATATTTTGGCATCAGATTCCGAACATTTTGACTATGATGTGATTGTATGCGGAAATGACCGGATCGCAATGCTTGTTTATCAGTTATTACTCGCTCGTGGATTGCGTATTCCGCAAGATGTTGCAGTTGTCGGCTATGACAATATGGTCGGAGTGGCTCATCTGTTTTTACCACCGCTCACCACGGTACAATTACCTCATTACCAGATGGGGGAACAAGCGGCACTACACTTAATCGAAGGGCGAAAAACCAATAAAGTTCAGCCGATTGATTGCCCGCTCATTGTGAGAGAATCGTGCTAA
- the secM gene encoding secA translation cis-regulator SecM: MSLFKHFHKTPFWSQLVFGLVAIFALPEIHSIVKSESEQETVINQHFSPCVVCSDEQEPQSLFIAELKQVLVEIPTQAVVFCEFFTKSYRFDGDDNHPIRAGPIV; the protein is encoded by the coding sequence ATGAGTTTATTTAAGCATTTTCACAAAACGCCTTTTTGGTCGCAATTGGTTTTCGGACTGGTTGCGATTTTTGCGTTACCTGAAATTCATTCGATAGTAAAAAGTGAAAGTGAACAAGAAACGGTTATCAATCAGCATTTTTCTCCTTGCGTTGTTTGTTCTGACGAACAAGAACCTCAGTCTTTATTTATCGCAGAGCTTAAACAAGTACTTGTGGAAATTCCAACGCAAGCGGTCGTTTTTTGCGAATTTTTTACCAAATCTTACCGCTTTGATGGCGATGATAACCATCCTATTCGAGCCGGCCCAATCGTCTAA